Within Cucumis melo cultivar AY chromosome 4, USDA_Cmelo_AY_1.0, whole genome shotgun sequence, the genomic segment aattatcaatctCCGACAAAAATTTTcctctaaaatttaattaaataatgtccataattatttaattaatttccatcttcacaaaaatcaaaaaattcttattaaatgaatttaaaataacgtctaataaattaaatctaattaaataaaatttagtaactctaaaattatcttaattttgggggCGTTATAGATAAAGTAGTGAAGTCACCGAAGAAGTGTTTGAGGCAAAAGGTATCCATTCATgtactttttagttttttatgaACCTTTTTGGCTTAAGAGGACTTAGCACAAACATGGTTATGAGATGTTAGTGGAAAAATATTAGGGTACGCGTAGGTATGAAAAAGATTAGGCATCAAGTACACGAGTAAAGTAGATGAAAATCGAACTGGAACTTCAATTTAGTATACATTCCAAaagaatagagagagagagagagagatggggTAAAGGAGAAGGCTCCAAAAAGGTTTTTAAATGAAAAGACAGGGAGAAGCACCAAAAACTGAATTGAGATACCAACCAACTGCTTCCACCACCATTGGATGATAGAGAATTTTCCAAAATAAAAGTGAAAAATTCTTGACCTCCAATGGAcgcaaatgaaaaaaaaagtaattatttatttaatcaaTACTTTCAAAcattattaattaatctcatttaaAAACTCATTAGTAGCAGCCTTTTTGTCAAATCTCatcaattataataataatactaataataataataataataataataataataataataataataataataataatactgctactgataataataataattttagagatcttttaaaaaatataataaaacggtAAAACATTCACggtgtataaaacaatttcaaaatcgAAAATAACTCACAGGCCCACATGGAAAATGTCAAAAATGCTCCGTCAACCACGTCATCAAcaacgcacgtaatatatttggtacacggtcatttagatttgactattgtttggtacacgatcatttagatatttggtacacgatcgtttagatttgactattatttgatacacgatcgttcagatttgttcctttagatttggatagccaaatctaaacgatctttttagagatttggtacacaatcatttagattggctaaacgattttttttaaaaaaatctttttctacgtgatcgtttagatttgcgtTCAGGTTTGACTatcccaatctaaacgattttttaggattttttcAGGACCGTCTAGATgaacttttatatttgatacataatgaaccaaataacactttgtaaaaaaaaagaagaaaagaaaaagacaatgaaacagacaaagatggaaaaaaagaaaaaagaaaaaagaaagaagaaagacgatgtcACAGATGAAGAGATGAAGAAAGagacaaatttgaaatatttaaaagataactaactttatgaattttgttatacgaACATTAAATACTTTACCATATTCACAAAATTTTtttcctaataataataataataataataataataataataataataataataataagattagTGATGATAATTACTTTATATATAATTgtaattttcttaaattttagtGATTCAATTATTAGGTGAGTGGGAAAGTAAGAAAGGATAGAGATGGTCATGTTTTGTCTTTCATAtattattttagtaatttttgtttaattttttttttcaggtgATATTGTCTTTTCAGTTACAAccatatttatttttctcatttattaATTACAATGCCTACACCTATTTTTTCCTCCTCCTCTCCTCAccatatataattatatattatatattatttattattattattattaaccaACCAAACACtatttttaaatcttaaaatCCTCTCCCACATAAATTGGGGCACCAACctcccttttttctttaaatggccaaaaaaaaaaaaaagagtttagtACATTTAACACTTTTAGTAGTTCTATTATTTGGCCTATTATCACTTTGGTCCTCCCTCTTTTGATACTTTCAAATTTGTCTACACCATATTCATACATTTTTGAGACTATCtttaagtaattttttttttcatttcaatacGTAAAAAGATGAAGGTTATATCGAAAATTTACTCTTTGCATAATTATAGATGTCTCAACTAATCAAACTATATTTAAAGTCGATAAATGAAATTAGAGtctaataaaaagataaaaattgcaaaagtccttattcaaagtttaaattagTTGTTTTCATAGTTCAAAGAGATTCTCTATTGTTCTCTATGTTGCATGGAGTTTCAAaacatttttactttcttttcttcatttaaacTAGTGGTTACAAATGTAACATATTTGATAACATTAGACAACACATAAAACATTACTTATAATCTTAAAAGTCAATGATTTGATCTTCCATTCTACGACTATTgactaaaaaaaagtaaaataaaagtTGTGACATTTATGTTTAATCCAACGAGaataaaatttctaaaaacttcaccaatttcataaattaaaattgaatttttatcTTAAAAATATAAGAATGTTATCCCTCTCCAACCCACTAAGTTAATAGCACATTTCAACAAATAGAAATACTAATTGTCATTCTAAAACTCATCTTAGAGTACTTCAACAAATAATAAGATACTAATTATCATTCTAAGACTCAATAATTCAATCAAAGTTGAActcataatttttattttggaaaaattaataataaaatagaaaaacatgGGAAACACTAAGctataatatactatatatttagCTCAAATGTTTATCCAAacaaagatttcattttgttcttatatttatttttgagaGATCCGTTCAAATGAATTTATGGGATCAagcaagagagagagaaggggcCAAGAACAAACGTGGCTTCATGATCTTCATCTTAGTAAAGAACAAGTCACATGGTTCCCATCTGATTCCCCAAAACCCCATTTCAAAAATTTTCACACTCCTCCGTCGATAACAGTAAAATAACAAAGCCAGGAATCCGTGCTTTTCTCTACCAAACAAAAACAACCCATTAAAATCTCTGCTTGTAAACTCCAAAATCCCCATTCCCACCTTCCTTTTTCCACCCAAAAACCCACAAGATCCCTCTTTCTGGATACTTATTTTTTACCAATTTACACTTAAAATCTTTGCTCCTCATAACCCCATTTCTTCCTTTCTATACATTTCATGTAATACCTTTTCGTTTCTCTCTCTGGGAGTGGGAGCTCATCAATCTTACCTGCTCGTTCAAGCAAGCGGCTACATTACATATACATAATCGTTAGCTTTAAATGCAATCAATGGCCCCACAACTACATGCTTAAACTCTTTTTTGCCTCTCCTTCTTCatcaaatattatattgttttttctgtGTTTGCTGTTTCTTTTGGCTTCATTCCCTCTCCCCCATGTCTTAGATTCAGTCTTTCCTTCCATTTTGCAAGATTTGAGCATTTTCCCTGTTCTGGGTTTCTtgttttgtgtgtgtgtgtgtgcgtgtgtttttttttttccctcttttggGTTTGGATTATAACCCATCAGCTCTCTGTTTTCTCTCTTGTAAGAAGGGCACTGGGTTTTATAGAAGATTTGAGCAATTTCCCTGTTCTgggtttcttgttttttttttttttttttttttttttatgttttcttacTTTTGGGTTTGGATTATGATTCATCAGCTCTTTGTTTTCTCTTATGAAAGAAGGGTATTGGTCATGAACTGGGTTTTATAGATTGAGGGGTTTGAGTAATTAGAGGCCACAATGGTTGGAACTCCAACTAATGGAAGGTCTCGCTTGTCCTTCTCAATGGTTAATGGTGGACAGGAACTTTGTCTTACAAGTACCCCAACCAGCATTGCGGGCTCCGATTGCGGTGTCATTGAGTTCACTAAAGAAGATGTTGAGGCTTTGTTGAACGAGAAGCTTAAAAGGAAGGACAGGTTTAATCTTAAGGTCAGTCCCTCCTTTTCAGCAGTTAAGGTAATTCAGAGCTGAgaccattttcctttttctacggttggttttttttttccttgctttcTTTACATTAGCTGATAGTCAGAATGTTAGATCAGGTTGTTGGAATTTGAGAAAACTTTGGTGGCAATTGCAGTTTGATGAGACCATTTTGTGGCTTTCAGGAAAAATGTGACAACATGGTGGAATACATTAAAAAGCTTAAACTATGCATCAAATGGTTTCAAGAGCTTGAATATGGCTACTTATTAGAGCAGAAGAAGTTACAAGATGAGTTGGAATCTTCTGAGATCAAGTGCAGTGAAATGGGTATCTCCAAGATCTCCCGCCTTTCTTGGTATTGGATATAATTTATCGAGCCAACTTTCTTCATTTTCATTGAcccttctttttgtttttctctgtatttttctGTTCAATAGAAATGAtagtgaagaagaaagaggaagaattGAATTCTCTCATTGTGGAACTTAGAAAGAACAATGCCTTTTTGCTAGAGAAATTTACAAAAGAAGAATCAGATAAGTTGGTAAGCTTCGTATTATGCTTCTGAGTTTAAAAGTTTTGATAGATTGGAGGTCTTGGTGTGTTACTTAGAATTTGATTATCACTCCTAGGCTGCAGTAGAATCTCTCACCAAGGAGAAAGAGGCAAGATTGATTATGGAGAGGTCACAGGCTTCAATCTCCGAGGAGCTTGCAAGGGCTCAACGTGAGCTCTCAAGTGCAAATCAAAAGgtaaaattgaaacaaaatcgATCAATGTACTAAACACAACATATTTTTTGACATTGATCCGTGGGAATCCTGCAGATATCGTCTCTTAATGAAATGTACAAGCGGTTACAGGATTATATTACAAGTTTACAGGAATATAATGGCAAACTTCATACAGAGCTTTCAATCGCAGAGGATGACCTGAAACGTGTAGAGAAAGAAAAGGCTGCTGTGGTGGAGGACCTCAGTATGATCAAGGGTGAACTTGCTCTTTCAAAAGTGAGTTTCTTTCTGCTAAGAGTCATCATGTATTCTTACTGGTGAATATTGGTCTGGTGCGAATCATCAACATCTGAATTGTGATTATAGGCATCTCAAGACGAGGCAGTAAAGCAGAAGGATGCGATGGTGAATGAAGTTACATGTTTAAGAAGAGAAATACAACAGGTTAGAGATGATAGAGATCGTCAACTATCGCTGGTTCAGACTTTGTCAGATGAAGTAGAGAAGTGCAGAGAGTCTGCAGGAAAGTACTGTGAGGAGCTGGATGAAATGAAGGCAAAAACAAATGAATTAGAGGTTTTTACATTGATCTTCATTGAtccctttttcatttttttattttttatttttgtatattatttGTAAAGATCTTAGAACTTGTCATGTACTCAGAAGCACTTTAATAATCTGGAAGTTCTTTTGCAGGCAACATGTTCTTCACAAAGTTTTGAGCTAAGGGCATTGCAAAATCATCTAGCTGCTGCAGAGAACAAGCTGCAGGTGATGATAAACTAAAGATATCAAGCTGGTTTTGCTATTCAAGCAACAAAGTGGAAATCTTTTGACATGTTTTTCTCATGTTAGGTCTCTGATCTAACTGCAATGGAGACGATGCATGAATTTGAAGATCAAAAGAGACTTGTACTCGAGTTACAACAGCGACTTGCAGATGCAGAAAATAAGCTTATGGAAGGAGAGAAGCTTCGGAAAAAATTGCATAATACTATCTTGGTAATGCTGTTGTTCAAACATGACATTAACCACCGTCTTCTTGTTGTTCACAGTGCCTTTTTGCTCTTGTAATACAGGAATTAAAAGGGAACATTCGTGTATTTTGTCGAGTGCGGCCTCTGTTACCTGATGAACGCGCTAGTCCTGAAGGAAATTTTATCTCCTATCCATCTTCAGTGGAATCACTTGGACGTGGAATTGATCTGGTGCAAAATGGTATTCTTGTTATTCAAGCTTTCCAATTATTTCCATGTGATACATTTCCCGCTAGCTCTCTTTATTCCATGTGATATTGAATGATTCACCTTCAACCTTGTTTATTTATTGTCAGGGCAAAGACATTCTTTCACGTATGACAAGGTTTTCTCACCAGAAGCAACACAGGAAGACGTCTTTGTAGAAATTTCCCAGCTTGTACAAAGTGCCCTTGATGGTTACAAGGTAATACGAAGTGTCTTTGtagtatttatttttatattttagcCAATTTTCTAGAACAATCCTAGCAATACCTATCCAATTTTGACAGGATAAAAAAAAGTTGTTGAATGGTCTATGAAAACAATCGATATGACATGTAGACGTGTAAACATGTATTTTGCTCTGTTAAAAGTGTTATTTCCACGGGATATTAATTCAAGATAGGACAACTGAGTTATTTCATCGGACTGTTTTGAAGTTCATTTGTGAGTGCTATTTTTTTTAGGTTTGTATATTCGCCTATGGTCAAACTGGTTCAGGAAAAACCTATACAATGATGGGTAGACCAGGGCTCCTAGAGGAGAAGGGACTGATACCTCGATCGTTGGAACAAATATTTCAAACTAGGCAATCTCTTCAACCTCAGGGATGGAAATATGAAATGCAGGTGAGAGAGAAGTTGAACTTCTATGTTTTTCCACCTATTATATGTATCTCTTCGGTTCTGTTCTCATGTTCTCAGACATTTTtgaatttttcatcatcttctAGGTATCAATGTTGGAAATTTACAATGAAACTATCCGTGATTTACTATCAACAAATCGATCAGCTCCAGATGTGCTACGGGCAGAAAATGGTTCTCCTATGAAACAGTACTCAATCAAACACGATGCAAGTGGAAACACCCAAGTTTCTGATCTCACAGTCGTTGATGTCCGTAGTGCAAGGGAGGTCTCGTTTCTATTAGAGCAAGCTTCTCGGAGCAGGTATCAATAATTTCCTCATTGCATTCATCTGGACTCTCACTAGTGTGTTAGGTGGTACCACCTAACAATAATCAAGAATTGAAAAATGTTGAAATGTAAAAGGTAAAAAAATCAAACCACATATAAGGCACTTGAAACCTCCCCTCTCTTGAGTATATTACTCGAATCCTAAATCACTCTACAATTGTCAGCCATCCCTTAATCCTTCGCTCTATATTAATACTAAATACACGAACAAACTCTCTAGTTAATTACCCTTATATCCTTACTAGTTTTATACTACTACCCATAAACCTCTATTAGTGTCCTTACATAGTGATCTTAATCTGCAATGTTCAATGCTTGGTTTTTCGATGTATGCTTTTTGATCAGAGCCTTATTTTTTATGTAACTGTTGTTTATTATACATCTTCATATGTCGATGCAAAGTTGCAGTGTGATTTGATATTGTTCCTCTAAAATCATAAATTACATCATTACTTTTATTTTTCCCTTAGATCTGTTGGCAAAACTCAAATGAACGAGCAATCATCAAGAAGTCATTTTGTGTTCACTCTCAAAATATCTGGTATCAATGAGGTAAGAAATGGTTGGTCACCATTTATATTTTGAGTATGGTTCCTCTCTACTGCTATGTTGCAATCCATAGACTCACTTCTAACGTTTTTGTATTTGCTAGAGTACCGATCAACAAGTACAAGggattttgaatttaattgatCTTGCTGGAAGTGAGCGTCTTTCCAAGAGTGGGTCGACTGGAGATCGACTGAAAGAAACCCAAGTAATTGATCACTACTATtatgattttgttttaatttgttcATCATGCAAAATATGCTCTTAatctttattttacttattGCATCAGGCCATAAATAGAAGTTTATCATCTTTAAGTGATGTTATATTTGCTTTGGCAAAGAAGGAAGAGCATGTTCCATTTAGAAACTCAAAGCTTACCTATCTTCTCCAGGTAATTGTTCAAAGATTACTATTACTTATTCATAAGTTCTCCTCTCAACTCTCTTAAGAATGCCAACTTCTCGTCTGGACTCCTCTATTTGATCGTTCTAATTCTCAATATGGATGATTAAACAGCCGTGTCTCGGTGGAGATTCAAAGACGTTGATGTTTGTAAATATCTCTCCTGATTCCTCCTCGGCCAATGAATCACTCTGCTCGCTTCGCTTTTCTGCCCGGGTCAATGCTTGCGAGATCGGTACTCCTCGGCGTCTAACCAATACACGACCTTAAGATTTATGCTTGAACATTGCCTATACATTGGCAAATCAACTATTTGATAATAAAATATGAGAATGATTCTGACTTAGGCTTAGTTATGTATAGCAAAAGAGATCTGATTGTATCAATGAAAGTAAGATTCTTTTGTTCCCCTTCACTTTTATTTACAATTAAGCCTCTTTAATTGTGCCAAGCATGCTGCAAATTATCTGTCTTCATTTCCATATAAGACAAAATCCAGATAGTTGAACTATAATTTGTGAAACTCACTGCACTGTTTGTCTTGATTTTGCATCTTTAAGCCGCATTGAAATACATGGGAAAAATGGAAACTAATTGTGAACAAGCACCACAGAAGAATTATGGAAAAGCAAGCAGTTCCTCCAAACGCTTCTGATCAATAAATTGTTCAATTTATGCCATTCTATCCATGACTTCTTGAAGTATCGGTGTTGTTTGTTGGTAGTAGGATTCAGTTTCACTCAGATTCTTTTGCTTTGCTGCATTTTCAAGCTGCAAAGTACAAAAGGAGGTACTTCAGCTTGAAAATTTGCATATATTTGAAGAAACTTGTAAAACTTATCTGCATTTTACCTTTTCGAAATTGTCAAATAATCTGTTCGCTAAATCAACAAGAGGCTGCTTCTCATCGTCTGCTGCTGCCGAGATAACTTTGTCAAAATCATAGTACATGAAGGTTGATTTGAGTCGAAGATACTTTCTGACATAATTCAAAGTATCTTTCCCAATCAAATCTGCCATAGCTAGAAGATCAAATGCATATTTTTTCAACCTGtattttcttccttttgttCCTATGTTAGCTATGTATATCCCTGTCTTCAGAAACGATCGTGTCCCTGTTTGCTCATTCGCAATGTCTGTAACAAATAATTCATAGCAAATTCTAGTCTCTACTGTCAAACTAACCAAACAATTTCGAATTTTCCAATTTGGAGGTACACCCAGATAAGGAAAACAAAAACACAAACGAACATTTCAAACTTGTTCAATGAGAAAGCTTACTGTTGTCAACAGAAGGGACAGGCAAAGGGCCATCAAGCCAATACTCGTTAGCTGAAGCAATCTCGGGGGATGCATTGCCAAAGAGAGCAACAGAGACAAGGCTGGTTAAAGCCAATCTTCTTGTCAATGAGGTTTGATGAGAAGAAACATCCGTTTGTTTCTTGAGAAACCCagtaattttgagtttcttatGAATGTTTTGAAGCTTTGGGAGATTGGGAATGGCGGAGAATTTCCCGTTTAAATTTGCAAGACGAGCCATTTGATGGGAAGACTAAGATGAGAAACGGAGGAAATTAGCAAAAGGAAGAAGCAGAGCTTCTAATTTCAGTTATCCGCTTCCCTTTTTCAGTTTCTTCATTGTCCACCCAAAGGATATCCTCACCAAGGTTATTCTGGTAATTTTGTTATAAAAAGTTAAATTTCTTCCCATCaagttcaaaaataaaataatgttataaatattaatataatatatagatGCCCCTTGGCCATAGCCACATGTCAACTAATTAACCATCTAATATTAATGTCATGTGTCtatcaaatattcaattttagttGTCATGTAACTACCCAGCACATGCTTGCCAAATTGCCTATAAAGAGTAGCTTTTGGTGGAGTAGTAACACACCAACATTGGAGAGAAATCCAAAGAAATGGGAGAAATCGGAGAAGTTTGAGACTTTAACTTTCCTATTTCTTAAGAttcttatttattatatatatatatatatataaacttacataaatataacaaaaccataaactatttacggcccgtgtaacaaaacccataagattagccattttttaaatattccaggtttgcccttcaatctttcttttctttctcgcgattcgtcttcctcatGTTATTTTGTCTTCcactgcgatttcgtctttcttgttttctctttttctttccatcatctttcttatttttcaattctttatttatgccGTTTAGTCTTtacatcgtttttctttttttttttctcttcatttttttcacttcgatttctttctatcgtctttctacttttccttttttttttttcgcttttttcgatgcgatttcttttcatcgtctttttttttacacgtttatatttgggttaccaaatctaaacaactgtGTATAAGATTGTACACAAAAaagtagcaaaatctaaaagattgtgtataaagaatcttgaaaaaaatcatttagattggagtagccaaatgtaaacgatcatgtaaaaaaataaaatattgcgtataaagaatcttgaaaaaaaatcattttgattgcagtagccaaatgtaaacgatcgtttaaaaaaagtaaacggtcgtgtaaaaaaacaaaagatctgtataaaaaatcttgaaaaaaaatcatttggattggactagccaaatgtaaacgatcgtgtacaaaaaaagtaatagatcgtataaataaatctaaatgatcgtgtaaagaaatctaaacgatcgtgcaccaaaagaattaaaaaaaatcgtgtaccaaattttaaaaaaatcatttagatttggacgatcgtgtaacaaaattaaacaatgaaattaaaaagataaattgtagccatatttaaTCGCGTATAAGTTGTacccatatctaaatgatcgccgtataaattgtagccatatctaatcGCGTATaagttgtagccatatctaaatgatcgcattctagccatatctaaacgatcgcgtataaattataaccatatctaaacgatcaccttatagacatatctaaacgatcgcgtatatattgaaccatatctaaacgatcgcatataaattataaccatatctaaacgatcgccttgtagccatatctaaataatcgcatataaattatagtcatatctaaacgattgcgtatatattgaaccatatttaaacgatcgcgtataaattgtagccatatctaaataaTCGCGTATCagacaataaccaaatctaaacgatcgcaatatattacgcgtgcgttATTAACGGTGtggttgatgggacatttttggtattttacacggtgggcctctaggctttttccgtttttggaattgttttatacagtgtaaatattttaccctttttttatatttttgaaaagatcccatatatatatatatattatattttattatatcattattgtaatattatattttttcggTTTCCATATTCCGATTGTCTCATTTTCACAACATGTTATCAGAACAAGCTTCAGTTGTGTCCTCCGGTTGTCCTAACGGTATGTCAGTTTTCTCCTACtcgttataattaataaaataaatattactttgtcttgtttgatatatattaaatttctaCTATTTGATACTAATAGTAATAATCATTTATCATGACgttggaactccaatcccaacCCATCCCAGAAGGTTCTCAACTATTCTCTAGGGACGAAATATACGAGACCGTTTTGGGTAGGCAAccgggctactcaaaaggtcttggttggggtTCCAAGCTTAAGTCCCAAAAGACTGCTGCTAGCAATTCTTCCTCTTCATATGAGAAAGAGATGCATGCCAGAGGTTAGCGAACTAAGAGCTAACCTTGAAAACgctaactaattaattaaagaacaATGATGAACGTTGGAGTTGCATGCCCAACTAATGGAAGAATGAGGAAAATGATTGAGGAAATGAGTTGGGCACAGAGAGGATTGTGAGTACTTGGGGTatgtattttttcaaaattttctaaattgtaaaaatagaaaatttaaaagcaGATAACCCTCTAATAACCGtctgatatcattaattacttgtcatatttgcagAATGCAAAAAAGAGGTGCTATGACTTGTCTTTTTCTAAAGTTGTTTGTCATCTGATGTAATTTCcctttgtttaatttttcatcgatgatatatatcaaaatttacTTTTATGTCATTGTAGGTTTGgaattcattgaatttgatcAATAATTAGGAGATAgggtagttttttttttctttttatataatttgtttttgaagaattcaaagtatttgtaatttttcttaTACATTCAGATTTACTATTTACTTTTATaaattacaatttttattttgataattttttatta encodes:
- the LOC103494957 gene encoding kinesin-like protein KIN-14N isoform X2 — its product is MVGTPTNGRSRLSFSMVNGGQELCLTSTPTSIAGSDCGVIEFTKEDVEALLNEKLKRKDRFNLKEKCDNMVEYIKKLKLCIKWFQELEYGYLLEQKKLQDELESSEIKCSEMEMIVKKKEEELNSLIVELRKNNAFLLEKFTKEESDKLAAVESLTKEKEARLIMERSQASISEELARAQRELSSANQKISSLNEMYKRLQDYITSLQEYNGKLHTELSIAEDDLKRVEKEKAAVVEDLSMIKGELALSKASQDEAVKQKDAMVNEVTCLRREIQQVRDDRDRQLSLVQTLSDEVEKCRESAGKYCEELDEMKAKTNELEATCSSQSFELRALQNHLAAAENKLQVSDLTAMETMHEFEDQKRLVLELQQRLADAENKLMEGEKLRKKLHNTILELKGNIRVFCRVRPLLPDERASPEGNFISYPSSVESLGRGIDLVQNGQRHSFTYDKVFSPEATQEDVFVEISQLVQSALDGYKVCIFAYGQTGSGKTYTMMGRPGLLEEKGLIPRSLEQIFQTRQSLQPQGWKYEMQVSMLEIYNETIRDLLSTNRSAPDVLRAENGSPMKQYSIKHDASGNTQVSDLTVVDVRSAREVSFLLEQASRSRSVGKTQMNEQSSRSHFVFTLKISGINESTDQQVQGILNLIDLAGSERLSKSGSTGDRLKETQAINRSLSSLSDVIFALAKKEEHVPFRNSKLTYLLQPCLGGDSKTLMFVNISPDSSSANESLCSLRFSARVNACEIGTPRRLTNTRP
- the LOC103494957 gene encoding kinesin-like protein KIN-14N isoform X1, which gives rise to MVGTPTNGRSRLSFSMVNGGQELCLTSTPTSIAGSDCGVIEFTKEDVEALLNEKLKRKDRFNLKVSPSFSAVKEKCDNMVEYIKKLKLCIKWFQELEYGYLLEQKKLQDELESSEIKCSEMEMIVKKKEEELNSLIVELRKNNAFLLEKFTKEESDKLAAVESLTKEKEARLIMERSQASISEELARAQRELSSANQKISSLNEMYKRLQDYITSLQEYNGKLHTELSIAEDDLKRVEKEKAAVVEDLSMIKGELALSKASQDEAVKQKDAMVNEVTCLRREIQQVRDDRDRQLSLVQTLSDEVEKCRESAGKYCEELDEMKAKTNELEATCSSQSFELRALQNHLAAAENKLQVSDLTAMETMHEFEDQKRLVLELQQRLADAENKLMEGEKLRKKLHNTILELKGNIRVFCRVRPLLPDERASPEGNFISYPSSVESLGRGIDLVQNGQRHSFTYDKVFSPEATQEDVFVEISQLVQSALDGYKVCIFAYGQTGSGKTYTMMGRPGLLEEKGLIPRSLEQIFQTRQSLQPQGWKYEMQVSMLEIYNETIRDLLSTNRSAPDVLRAENGSPMKQYSIKHDASGNTQVSDLTVVDVRSAREVSFLLEQASRSRSVGKTQMNEQSSRSHFVFTLKISGINESTDQQVQGILNLIDLAGSERLSKSGSTGDRLKETQAINRSLSSLSDVIFALAKKEEHVPFRNSKLTYLLQPCLGGDSKTLMFVNISPDSSSANESLCSLRFSARVNACEIGTPRRLTNTRP
- the LOC103494958 gene encoding photosynthetic NDH subunit of lumenal location 3, chloroplastic, producing MARLANLNGKFSAIPNLPKLQNIHKKLKITGFLKKQTDVSSHQTSLTRRLALTSLVSVALFGNASPEIASANEYWLDGPLPVPSVDNNIANEQTGTRSFLKTGIYIANIGTKGRKYRLKKYAFDLLAMADLIGKDTLNYVRKYLRLKSTFMYYDFDKVISAAADDEKQPLVDLANRLFDNFEKLENAAKQKNLSETESYYQQTTPILQEVMDRMA